The following are encoded together in the Sinorhizobium terangae genome:
- the hutI gene encoding imidazolonepropionase — MDENSNPSSGNTSLWRNARIATLREDMGPLGVIERGAIATRGDRIVYVGTEQDLPLDIARADQVIDCERRWITPALIDCHTHIVHGGNRAREFQLRLEGATYEEIARAGGGIASTVKATNALSVEELVEAALPRLDTLLGEGVATVEVKSGYGLNIEAELKMLRAARRLQELRPVRIVTSYLAAHATPPEYKGRNGDYIADVVLPGLKSAHAEGLVDAVDGFCEGIAFSPDEIARVFDAAKALGLPVKLHAEQLSDLGGAKLAASYGALSADHLEYLDAEGAAAMAKAGTVAVLLPGAFYTLRERQLPPVQVLRDAGARIAIATDCNPGTSPLTSVLLTMNMSATLFRLTVDECLAGVTREAARALGILDKTGTIEVGKSADLAIWNIDEPAELIYRIGFNPLHQRIFGGERIGQ; from the coding sequence ATGGACGAAAACAGCAACCCAAGCTCAGGCAATACAAGCCTCTGGCGCAATGCGCGCATTGCAACGCTTCGCGAGGATATGGGGCCGCTCGGCGTCATCGAGAGAGGTGCCATCGCCACCCGCGGCGACCGGATCGTCTACGTCGGCACAGAACAAGACCTGCCCCTGGACATTGCCCGAGCCGACCAGGTAATCGATTGTGAACGCCGCTGGATCACGCCGGCCCTCATCGATTGCCACACCCATATCGTCCACGGCGGCAACCGCGCACGTGAATTCCAGCTGCGGCTCGAAGGTGCCACGTACGAGGAAATCGCGCGCGCCGGCGGTGGCATCGCCTCGACGGTGAAGGCGACCAATGCCCTGTCGGTCGAAGAACTGGTGGAAGCAGCACTTCCGAGGCTCGACACGCTGCTTGGCGAGGGGGTCGCGACGGTCGAGGTGAAGTCGGGCTATGGCCTGAACATCGAGGCCGAACTGAAGATGCTGCGGGCCGCGCGCCGCCTGCAAGAATTGCGCCCCGTGCGCATCGTCACGAGCTATCTCGCCGCGCATGCGACGCCTCCCGAATATAAAGGGCGCAACGGCGACTATATCGCCGATGTCGTGCTGCCGGGCCTCAAGAGCGCCCATGCCGAGGGCCTCGTCGACGCCGTTGACGGCTTCTGCGAAGGCATCGCCTTCTCACCCGACGAGATCGCCCGAGTCTTCGACGCCGCGAAGGCGCTAGGCCTGCCGGTCAAGCTCCACGCCGAGCAGCTTTCGGATCTCGGCGGCGCCAAGCTCGCGGCTTCATACGGCGCGCTTTCGGCCGACCATCTTGAATATCTCGATGCGGAAGGCGCTGCGGCCATGGCAAAGGCCGGAACCGTCGCCGTGCTTTTGCCTGGTGCATTCTATACGCTTCGGGAAAGGCAGTTGCCGCCGGTTCAAGTCCTGCGTGATGCAGGCGCGCGCATCGCCATTGCGACGGACTGCAATCCGGGCACTTCTCCGCTGACTTCGGTGCTTCTGACCATGAACATGTCGGCGACGCTCTTCCGGCTGACCGTTGACGAATGCCTCGCGGGTGTCACGCGCGAAGCCGCACGCGCGCTCGGAATTCTCGACAAGACCGGCACGATCGAGGTCGGCAAATCCGCGGACCTCGCGATCTGGAACATCGATGAGCCTGCCGAACTTATCTATCGGATAGGCTTCAATCCGCTGCATCAGCGCATCTTTGGAGGCGAAAGAATCGGCCAATGA